Proteins encoded in a region of the Solanum dulcamara chromosome 9, daSolDulc1.2, whole genome shotgun sequence genome:
- the LOC129902069 gene encoding sucrose transport protein-like: MENGTKREGLGKLTVSSSLQVEQPLPPSKLWKIIVVASIAAGVQFGWALQLSLLTPYVQLLGIPHRFASFIWLCGPISGMIVQPVVGYYSDNCSSRFGRRRPFIAAGAALVMIAVFLIGFAADLGHASGDPLGKGSKPRAIAVFVVGFWILDVANNMLQGPCRALLADLSGGKSGRMRTANAFFSFFMAVGNILGYAAGSYSHLFKVFPFSKTPACDIYCANLKSCFFIAIFLLLSLTTLALTLVRENELPEKEQEIDEKLAGAGKSKVPFFGEIFGALKDLPRPMWILLLVTCLNWIAWFPFFLYDTDWMAKEVFGGKVGDGRLYDLGVRAGALGLLLQSVVLGFMSLGVEFLGKKIGGAKRLWGILNFVLAICLAMTILVTKMAEKSRQHNASGTLMGPTPGVKIGALLLFAALGIPLAVTFSIPFALASIFSSNAGSGQGLSLGVLNLAIVVPQMLVSLVGGPWDDLFGGGNLPGFVVGAVAAAASGVLALTMLPSPPADAKPGIAMGGFH; this comes from the exons ATGGAGAACGGTACGAAAAGAGAAGGTTTAGGAAAACTTACTGTTTCTTCTTCTCTACAAGTTGAACAGCCTTTACCACCCTCAAAACTATGGAAAATCATAGTTGTAGCTTCCATAGCTGCTGGTGTTCAATTTGGTTGGGCACTTCAGCTCTCTTTGCTTACACCTTATGTTCAATTGCTTGGAATTCCACATCGATTTGCCTCTTTTATTTGGCTATGTGGGCCAATTTCTGGTATGATTGTTCAGCCAGTTGTCGGTTATTACAGTGACAATTGCTCATCCCGTTTCGGTCGTCGCCGGCCGTTCATTGCCGCCGGAGCTGCACTTGTTATGATTGCTGTTTTTCTCATCGGATTTGCTGCCGACCTTGGACATGCCTCCGGTGACCCACTCGGAAAAGGATCTAAACCTCGTGCCATTGCTGTTTTCGTCGTCGGGTTTTGGATCCTTGATGTTGCTAACAATATGCTACAG gGGCCATGCAGAGCACTATTGGCTGATCTCTCCGGCGGAAAATCCGGCAGGATGAGAACGGCAAATGCTTTTTTCTCATTCTTCATGGCCGTGGGAAACATTCTGGGGTACGCCGCCGGTTCGTATTCTCACCTCTTCAAAGTATTCCCCTTCTCAAAAACTCCAGCCTGCGACATCTACTGCGCAAATCTGAAAAGCTGTTTTTTCATCGCCATATTCCTTTTACTCAGCCTAACAACCTTAGCCTTAACCTTAGTCCGGGAAAACGAGCTCCCTGAGAAAGAACAAGAAATCGACGAGAAATTAGCCGGTGCCGGAAAATCGAAAGTACCGTTTTTCGGTGAAATATTTGGGGCTTTGAAAGATTTACCTCGACCTATGTGGATTCTTCTATTAGTGACTTGTTTGAACTGGATTGCGTGGTTCCCCTTCTTCTTATACGATACAGATTGGATGGCTAAAGAAGTTTTCGGTGGAAAAGTAGGTGACGGGAGGTTGTACGATTTGGGTGTACGCGCTGGAGCATTGGGATTGCTGTTGCAATCTGTAGTTCTAGGGTTTATGTCACTTGGGGTAGAATTCTTAGGGAAGAAGATTGGTGGTGCTAAGAGGTTATGGGGGATTTTGAACTTTGTTTTAGCTATTTGCTTGGCGATGACGATTTTGGTTACCAAAATGGCTGAGAAATCACGCCAGCACAACGCCAGCGGCACACTTATGGGCCCGACGCCAGGTGTTAAGATTGGTGCCTTGCTCCTCTTTGCTGCCCTTGGTATTCCTCTTGCG GTGACTTTTAGTATTCCATTTGCTTTAGCATCTATATTTTCTAGTAATGCTGGTTCAGGACAAGGTTTGTCACTAGGAGTGCTGAATCTTGCAATTGTTGTACCACAg ATGTTGGTGTCACTAGTTGGAGGGCCCTGGGATGATTTATTTGGAGGAGGGAACTTGCCTGGATTTGTGGTTGGAGCAGTTGCAGCAGCAGCAAGCGGCGTTTTAGCACTCACAATGTTGCCATCTCCTCCTGCTGATGCTAAGCCAGGCATCGCCATGGGTGGTTTCCATTGA